Proteins found in one Nostoc sp. NIES-3756 genomic segment:
- a CDS encoding type II toxin-antitoxin system RelE/ParE family toxin: MTWEILFHDEFLPEFYELAIEVQEELLAHAKLLESQGPLLRRPHADTLKGSRHKNMKELRFYANDGVWRVAFAFDPQKKGILLVAGNKAGISEKRFYKQLIKKADQRFESHLEEVKEKGE, encoded by the coding sequence ATGACTTGGGAAATTTTATTTCATGATGAATTTTTGCCTGAGTTTTATGAGTTGGCAATAGAAGTTCAGGAAGAACTCTTGGCACATGCAAAATTGCTTGAATCACAAGGGCCTCTTCTGCGAAGACCCCATGCTGATACATTAAAAGGCTCTCGACATAAAAATATGAAAGAACTTCGTTTTTATGCAAACGATGGTGTATGGCGGGTAGCGTTTGCTTTTGACCCACAAAAGAAAGGAATATTACTGGTTGCTGGAAATAAAGCAGGGATAAGTGAAAAAAGATTTTATAAGCAATTAATCAAAAAGGCAGATCAACGATTTGAATCTCATCTTGAAGAAGTGAAAGAAAAAGGAGAATAA
- a CDS encoding XRE family transcriptional regulator produces MAKKLSDVMNQLSPERRAKIEARAQALIAENMTLQDIRKARKLTQESMAELLGIRQDSVSRLEKRADMLLSTLRSYVKAMGGELKLVAEFPDRPPVTISALGELDEQTSEVGLD; encoded by the coding sequence ATGGCAAAAAAATTAAGTGATGTAATGAATCAATTATCACCTGAACGTCGAGCTAAAATTGAAGCTCGCGCTCAAGCCTTGATTGCTGAAAATATGACGCTTCAAGATATAAGAAAAGCTAGGAAGTTAACTCAGGAATCTATGGCAGAGTTATTGGGTATTCGTCAAGATAGCGTCTCTCGGCTAGAAAAACGTGCTGATATGTTGCTATCTACATTGCGTAGTTATGTCAAAGCTATGGGGGGAGAGCTAAAACTTGTAGCAGAATTTCCTGATAGACCGCCTGTGACTATCTCTGCACTAGGAGAATTAGATGAGCAAACTTCTGAGGTAGGACTAGATTGA
- a CDS encoding trifunctional serine/threonine-protein kinase/ATP-binding protein/sensor histidine kinase gives MTMLFDTIFPLSGYRITEQIYLGSKTLVYRAIRQHDQKPVVIKMMRNEYPTFGEVAQFRNQYTITKNIDVQGIVKPLSLETYRHSYALVMEDCGAVSLKDWRDKHDIDISIFLQISVAIASILEGLHRHRIIHKDIKPANILINPSTLEVKIIDFSIASLLPREVQALTNFNVLEGTLAYLSPEQTGRMNRGIDYRSDFYSLGVTFFELLTGQLPFISLDPMELVYSHMAKQAPTASSINPKIPSILSDIICKLMAKNAEDRYQSAYGLRYDLEICYKQWQTTGNITSFKLATKDVSDRFLIPEKLYGRQKEVATLLSTFERVTKGNSEMILVSGFSGVGKTAVVNEVYKPIVRQRSYFIKGKFDQFQRDIPLSGLVQAFKDLIEQILLETDAQIQTWRSKILDALGEQAQVIINVIPELAEIIGQQPSVAELSGIAAQNRFNLLLQKFIRVFSSKQHPLVIFLDDLQWADTASLTLIQLLMSQTNIRREKSVTPAAITENFWIPVFDGELWTDAKSQINHQDEYSLFLIGAYRDNEISQAHPLYLTLQEIEKTRGSITQISLSPLNQNHLNILIADTLHCQEEITIPLSQMVFAKTKGNPFFTTQFLKSLYEDGIIKFNFDVGCWQYDILTIQELSLTDDVVQFMAMQIQKLPIMTQNVLKIAACIGNEFDLQTLAIANEKSVVDTASDLWSALHEGIMLPQTDTYKLFPGDTNYSNNFTNQKLHQAAVNFKPPTYKFIHDRVQQAAYSLVSENFKKQLHLKIGLLLLDNIPVAERADKIFQIVNQLNIALELITVQSKRDELAEMNLIAGRKALASTAYTSAIKYLTTGIQLLADNSWENQYQLTLALYETAAEAAYLAGDFEQMEKFIQVVLVNAKSSLEQVRVYEVKIQAYGAQNQALEAVHTALNFLKVLGVEFPKNPCQADIQIAIAEIASHMNGRSIEELIHLPQMSEAQPLAVMRILSSAIALAYQAVPELFPLIVLKQVNLSLQYGNAVLSAFAYVAYGLMLAGILGDINSGYQFGKLAENLLSTLPAKQIKARVIETFNQLIKPAKEHIKNTLEPLLDVYSIGLETGDLEFAAYGLYSHCYHAYFLGQEMAELEQEMAKYNDFIKQIKQDRILNWHRIYQQTVLNLLGDNQEPFRLIGNAYDEEKMLTIHLETNDGIALLYFYFCKLHLCYLFNQYTEALENSILAEQYLRGGIGKLVVPLFYFYDSLVQLATYKEVQATTQQQILEKVSFNQEKMRIWAEHAPINYLHKFYLVEAEKYHVLGQYIEAIEHYDRAISLARDNEYINEEALANELAAKFYLAWDKQKIAQTYLMDAYYGYSRWGAKAKVDDLTQRYPQLLAPILQQEKLNLQSTNTISSNRLNLTLQPTVIGSKTGISDSLDLASVIKAYQALSGIIDLEQLLSTLMQVVMENAGASKSALILSENDNLTVMAVSSITNIADVFTQFPSTYLESSYDVPITLINYVKRSLDILVIDDANMPNFLAGDRYIISEQPQSILCIPLINQGKFLGVFYLENNLISGAFAGDRVEILKLLITQAAISLEIAMLYKNLAEANRKLEDYNHKLEEKVDARTQELNDKNQHLKEALQELQWTQSQLIHSEKMSSLGQMVAGIAHEINNPTNFIHGNITHASEYIQDLVDLIAIGQKEASKTLPEFQKKAAEIDLDFIIQDLRKILESMEIGSSRISNIVLGLRNFSRLDESEIKPVDIHEGIDNTLMILRHRLKEKSERPEIKVIKEYAKLPLVSCYPSQLNQVFMNILSNAIDALEDAISNKQLTLKNPTIHIRTELANGDKLQISIADNGVGMNAAVQQKIFDPFFTTKPVGRGTGLGLSISYQVIVEKHQGLLTCNSVLGKGTEFVIEIPLTQS, from the coding sequence ATGACGATGTTGTTCGATACAATATTCCCTCTTTCTGGATATCGCATTACCGAGCAAATCTACTTAGGTAGCAAAACCCTAGTTTATCGAGCAATTAGGCAACATGACCAAAAACCTGTAGTCATCAAAATGATGCGGAATGAGTACCCAACTTTTGGAGAAGTTGCTCAGTTTCGTAATCAGTATACAATTACCAAAAATATAGACGTTCAGGGGATAGTGAAACCCCTAAGCTTAGAAACTTATCGTCATAGTTATGCTCTGGTCATGGAAGACTGTGGGGCTGTATCGCTCAAGGACTGGAGAGATAAACATGACATAGATATAAGCATATTTCTCCAAATTTCTGTTGCGATCGCATCTATTTTAGAAGGACTACATCGTCATCGCATTATTCATAAAGATATCAAACCCGCCAATATCCTCATTAACCCCAGCACGCTGGAAGTTAAAATCATTGATTTTAGTATTGCTTCCCTCCTACCTAGAGAGGTTCAAGCTCTCACAAACTTTAATGTTTTAGAAGGAACGTTAGCTTATTTATCCCCTGAACAAACAGGTAGGATGAACAGGGGAATTGACTACCGTAGCGATTTCTATTCTTTGGGTGTGACATTTTTTGAACTCCTAACCGGACAGTTACCCTTCATAAGTCTTGACCCGATGGAGTTAGTTTACTCTCACATGGCTAAACAAGCGCCAACAGCCAGTTCCATCAACCCGAAGATTCCTTCTATCCTGTCTGATATCATTTGTAAGCTGATGGCGAAAAATGCTGAAGACCGCTATCAGAGTGCTTACGGACTGAGGTACGACTTAGAAATTTGCTATAAACAGTGGCAAACAACAGGCAATATAACATCTTTTAAGTTGGCAACTAAGGATGTCTCAGATCGTTTCCTAATTCCCGAAAAACTCTATGGTCGCCAAAAAGAGGTAGCAACTTTACTTAGCACCTTTGAAAGAGTGACTAAGGGAAATTCAGAAATGATATTAGTAAGTGGATTTTCTGGTGTTGGTAAGACGGCTGTAGTTAACGAAGTTTATAAACCAATTGTTCGTCAACGTAGCTATTTCATTAAAGGTAAGTTTGATCAATTTCAACGAGATATTCCTTTATCGGGATTAGTACAAGCTTTTAAAGATTTAATTGAGCAAATACTTTTAGAAACAGATGCTCAAATTCAAACTTGGCGCAGCAAAATCTTAGACGCTTTAGGTGAACAAGCTCAGGTAATTATTAATGTAATTCCTGAACTGGCAGAAATTATTGGTCAACAGCCAAGTGTAGCTGAACTTTCTGGGATTGCTGCCCAAAATCGATTTAATTTATTATTGCAAAAATTTATTCGAGTATTTAGTAGTAAACAGCATCCCTTAGTAATTTTTCTAGATGACTTGCAATGGGCAGATACAGCTTCTTTAACACTTATTCAGTTATTAATGAGTCAAACCAATATACGGAGGGAAAAATCGGTCACACCTGCTGCAATCACAGAAAATTTTTGGATTCCTGTTTTTGACGGTGAGCTTTGGACAGATGCTAAGTCACAAATTAATCATCAAGATGAGTATAGTTTATTTCTCATTGGTGCATATCGTGATAATGAAATTTCTCAAGCACACCCACTGTATTTAACACTTCAGGAGATTGAGAAAACACGAGGTAGTATTACTCAGATTTCCTTATCACCTTTGAATCAGAATCATCTAAATATATTGATTGCCGATACGCTTCATTGTCAAGAGGAAATAACCATTCCTCTAAGCCAAATGGTCTTTGCTAAAACGAAAGGCAATCCTTTTTTTACTACTCAATTTTTAAAATCTTTATATGAAGATGGCATAATCAAGTTTAATTTTGATGTAGGTTGTTGGCAGTATGACATTCTCACAATTCAAGAATTATCCTTGACAGATGATGTCGTGCAGTTCATGGCAATGCAAATACAAAAATTGCCGATAATGACACAAAATGTCTTAAAAATAGCAGCTTGCATTGGTAATGAATTTGACTTGCAAACTTTAGCGATCGCCAATGAAAAGTCTGTGGTAGACACTGCCTCTGACTTATGGTCTGCTTTACATGAAGGAATAATGTTACCTCAAACTGACACTTATAAATTATTCCCAGGAGATACTAATTACTCAAATAATTTTACTAACCAAAAGTTGCATCAAGCAGCAGTTAATTTCAAACCACCTACATATAAATTTATTCACGACCGAGTACAACAAGCTGCTTATTCTTTAGTTTCCGAAAACTTCAAAAAACAACTTCACTTAAAAATCGGGCTATTACTTTTAGATAATATTCCAGTCGCTGAAAGAGCAGATAAAATCTTTCAAATAGTCAATCAATTAAATATTGCTTTAGAACTAATCACAGTTCAAAGCAAGCGTGATGAATTAGCCGAGATGAATCTAATTGCTGGACGTAAAGCTTTGGCATCAACTGCTTATACATCAGCAATTAAATATTTAACTACGGGAATACAATTATTAGCAGATAATAGTTGGGAAAATCAATATCAACTAACTTTAGCCTTGTATGAAACCGCAGCAGAAGCTGCCTATCTAGCTGGCGATTTTGAGCAGATGGAAAAATTCATTCAAGTGGTGTTAGTCAACGCCAAATCATCATTAGAACAAGTCAGAGTTTATGAGGTAAAAATTCAAGCCTACGGAGCGCAAAATCAAGCACTAGAAGCAGTCCATACTGCATTAAACTTTTTAAAAGTATTAGGGGTAGAGTTTCCGAAAAATCCCTGCCAAGCAGATATTCAAATAGCAATAGCAGAAATAGCATCTCATATGAATGGCAGGTCTATTGAAGAATTAATACATCTGCCACAGATGTCAGAAGCACAGCCATTGGCAGTGATGCGTATCCTTTCAAGTGCAATTGCTCTTGCTTATCAAGCTGTACCTGAACTTTTTCCTTTAATTGTTTTAAAACAGGTTAACTTATCACTTCAATATGGCAATGCAGTTTTGTCAGCTTTTGCTTACGTTGCCTATGGATTAATGCTGGCTGGTATATTGGGAGATATTAATTCAGGTTATCAGTTTGGGAAACTTGCAGAAAATCTTTTATCCACACTTCCAGCCAAGCAAATCAAAGCCAGAGTTATTGAGACATTTAATCAACTAATTAAACCAGCAAAAGAGCATATTAAAAATACATTAGAACCACTATTAGATGTATATTCTATCGGGCTAGAAACTGGTGATCTAGAATTTGCTGCTTATGGTCTTTATTCCCATTGTTATCATGCTTATTTTCTTGGACAGGAAATGGCAGAGCTTGAGCAAGAAATGGCAAAATACAATGATTTTATTAAACAAATCAAGCAGGACAGGATATTAAACTGGCATAGAATATATCAGCAAACCGTTTTAAATTTGCTAGGAGATAATCAAGAGCCATTTCGCCTCATTGGTAATGCTTATGATGAAGAAAAAATGCTGACAATTCATCTCGAAACCAATGATGGTATTGCATTACTCTACTTCTATTTTTGTAAACTACATCTTTGTTACCTGTTTAACCAATACACTGAAGCTTTAGAAAATTCTATATTAGCTGAACAATATTTGCGTGGTGGAATTGGCAAATTAGTTGTTCCTCTATTTTATTTTTATGATTCCTTAGTCCAACTTGCTACTTATAAAGAGGTTCAAGCAACAACACAACAACAAATATTAGAAAAAGTCTCTTTTAATCAAGAGAAAATGCGAATTTGGGCAGAACATGCACCAATAAATTATTTACATAAATTCTATTTAGTAGAAGCAGAAAAATATCATGTTCTTGGTCAATATATTGAAGCAATTGAGCATTACGATCGCGCTATCTCTCTAGCCAGAGATAATGAGTATATCAATGAAGAAGCTTTAGCCAATGAACTAGCAGCTAAATTCTATCTTGCATGGGATAAACAGAAAATAGCTCAAACATATTTAATGGATGCTTACTATGGCTATAGTCGCTGGGGAGCAAAAGCCAAAGTTGATGATTTAACACAACGCTATCCCCAATTACTCGCCCCTATACTCCAGCAAGAAAAACTTAATCTCCAATCCACTAATACAATTTCTTCCAATAGATTAAATCTAACTCTGCAACCAACAGTAATTGGTTCTAAAACAGGAATTTCTGATTCTTTAGATTTAGCATCTGTAATTAAGGCTTATCAAGCACTTTCGGGAATAATTGATTTAGAACAGTTGCTTTCTACCTTGATGCAGGTAGTGATGGAGAATGCAGGAGCTTCTAAATCTGCCTTAATTTTGAGTGAAAATGACAATTTAACTGTGATGGCAGTTAGTTCTATTACCAATATTGCCGATGTCTTTACACAATTTCCCTCAACTTACTTAGAATCTAGTTATGATGTGCCAATTACGTTGATTAATTATGTCAAACGTTCTTTGGATATCTTGGTAATTGATGATGCAAATATGCCAAATTTTTTGGCAGGCGATCGCTACATTATCAGTGAGCAACCACAAAGTATTTTATGTATTCCTTTAATCAATCAAGGTAAGTTTTTAGGAGTTTTCTATTTAGAAAATAATTTAATTTCAGGTGCATTTGCTGGCGATCGCGTAGAAATACTCAAGCTTCTGATTACCCAAGCTGCCATCTCATTAGAGATTGCTATGCTTTATAAAAACTTGGCAGAAGCCAATAGAAAATTAGAAGATTATAACCATAAATTAGAGGAAAAAGTAGACGCAAGAACCCAAGAACTCAATGATAAAAATCAACATCTTAAAGAAGCTCTGCAAGAATTACAATGGACACAATCTCAACTAATCCATAGTGAAAAAATGTCTTCTTTAGGGCAGATGGTAGCAGGAATTGCCCATGAAATTAATAACCCCACCAACTTTATTCATGGTAATATTACTCATGCTAGTGAGTATATACAAGACTTAGTAGATTTGATTGCTATTGGTCAGAAAGAAGCATCTAAAACTCTACCTGAATTTCAGAAGAAAGCGGCAGAAATTGACCTAGATTTTATTATACAAGACTTACGTAAAATTCTTGAGTCAATGGAAATTGGTAGTTCGAGAATTAGTAACATTGTTTTAGGTTTACGCAATTTCTCACGACTGGATGAATCAGAAATCAAACCTGTAGATATTCATGAAGGCATCGATAATACTTTAATGATTTTACGACACAGGCTCAAAGAAAAAAGTGAGCGTCCGGAGATTAAAGTAATTAAGGAATACGCAAAATTACCTTTAGTAAGTTGCTATCCTAGTCAACTAAATCAAGTATTTATGAATATCCTCAGCAATGCAATTGATGCGTTAGAAGATGCAATAAGTAACAAGCAATTGACCCTCAAAAATCCGACAATTCATATTCGTACTGAGTTAGCCAATGGCGATAAACTGCAAATTTCTATTGCTGATAATGGTGTTGGTATGAATGCTGCGGTGCAGCAGAAAATATTTGATCCCTTTTTCACCACTAAGCCAGTAGGACGTGGTACAGGATTAGGTTTATCTATTAGCTATCAAGTGATTGTTGAAAAACATCAGGGTTTATTAACCTGTAATTCGGTATTAGGAAAAGGAACTGAGTTTGTGATAGAAATTCCCCTAACTCAATCTTGA
- a CDS encoding PAS domain-containing hybrid sensor histidine kinase/response regulator: MPNVDQVNYKLADEVTALRQRVAELERMERYYQHRQVELEQQIEDLEAKLAKAQIADVTTANYIEKNQQLDVSITLQRLQQEIFQRQQIDAALGESEERLRLALEAAHLGFWDWNILTKKVIWSENHELLFGLAPGSFDGTYETFLSCIHLEDQKSVIQVISACLENKAEYYDEFRVVWSDKSVHWIAAKGKFFYDDQGQPVRMIGVCMDITQSKHLEENTRQLANQVQEQANVLNAILATSVDHIYIVNRTGHYQYVSHGGAAVMGLHPQQMIGKSVQELNLPQELVDKVNGQFLAVMEGGKPIKDECEYVAADGTHYYEYILTPLRNVDEGIEGVITVSRDITEHKRAEQSIRDSESRFRRLFESNLIGVAFWNIDGFITDANDAYLQTVGYTREEFDTLGKINWIELTPPEYHQLDDRALAEVKANGISRIYEKQYIHRNGRRVSIVLGIALLNDCNDQGVAFVLDISERKLVEQQRDRLLCAERIARKEAEIANRIKDEFLAVLSHELRTPLNPILGWSKLLRSRQFDAATTDRALETIERNARLQTQLIEDLLDVSRILQGKLSLNVSPVSLPMVIEAASDTVRLAAEAKGIKIQNVFDPNMSQVMGDANRLQQVVWNLLSNAVKFTSPGGKVEIHLKEVNRYAQIQVIDTGKGITPDFLPYVFDYFRQADGTTTRKFGGLGLGLAIVRQVVELHGGTVGAKSAGEGLGATFTVNLPLLLKNETMNHEEQIPLTNNTQPPNLSGVRVLVVDDEPDIRDLVTFILEDYEVEVTAVSSAQEALEVLSQSLPDVLVSDIGMPDIDGYMLMRQIRGRSPQEGGDIPAIALTAYAGEINQQQAIAAGFHLHISKPVDPDALIEAIGNLIKIARE, translated from the coding sequence ATGCCAAACGTCGATCAAGTTAACTATAAACTTGCTGATGAAGTAACAGCTCTACGGCAACGTGTGGCCGAGTTAGAGCGAATGGAAAGATATTATCAGCACAGACAAGTCGAACTTGAGCAGCAAATAGAAGATTTAGAGGCAAAATTAGCAAAGGCACAGATAGCTGATGTTACCACCGCCAATTATATAGAAAAAAATCAGCAACTAGACGTATCAATTACTTTACAGCGACTCCAGCAAGAAATTTTTCAAAGACAACAAATAGACGCAGCTTTAGGAGAGAGTGAAGAACGCTTAAGGCTGGCTTTAGAAGCAGCACATTTGGGTTTTTGGGATTGGAATATATTGACCAAAAAAGTAATTTGGTCAGAAAATCATGAACTATTATTTGGTCTTGCACCAGGTAGCTTTGATGGCACTTATGAGACGTTTTTATCCTGCATTCATCTCGAAGATCAGAAATCAGTCATTCAGGTAATTAGTGCTTGCTTAGAAAACAAGGCTGAATACTATGATGAATTTCGGGTTGTTTGGTCAGACAAAAGCGTACATTGGATTGCAGCTAAGGGGAAATTTTTTTATGACGACCAAGGACAGCCTGTACGGATGATTGGGGTTTGCATGGATATTACCCAAAGCAAACATCTAGAAGAAAATACGCGACAACTAGCAAACCAAGTCCAAGAACAAGCAAATGTTTTAAATGCCATCCTGGCTACCTCTGTAGATCATATCTACATCGTCAATCGTACAGGTCACTATCAGTATGTGAGTCATGGCGGCGCGGCTGTGATGGGTCTTCATCCACAGCAGATGATTGGTAAAAGTGTGCAAGAACTTAATTTACCCCAAGAGTTGGTAGATAAGGTAAATGGTCAATTTCTAGCTGTCATGGAAGGCGGGAAACCGATTAAAGATGAATGTGAATATGTGGCAGCAGATGGCACACATTATTATGAATATATCCTCACACCTTTACGCAACGTTGATGAGGGGATTGAAGGTGTAATTACAGTCTCACGAGATATTACCGAACACAAACGTGCTGAACAATCTATACGCGATAGTGAAAGCAGATTTCGCCGTTTGTTTGAGTCTAACTTAATTGGCGTAGCTTTTTGGAATATCGATGGTTTTATCACCGATGCCAATGATGCCTATTTACAAACAGTTGGTTACACCCGTGAGGAGTTTGACACCTTAGGTAAAATCAATTGGATAGAACTTACCCCCCCAGAGTATCACCAGTTAGACGATCGCGCGCTCGCTGAAGTCAAAGCCAACGGTATTTCCCGAATTTACGAAAAGCAATATATTCACCGCAATGGTAGGCGGGTGTCTATTGTATTGGGAATAGCCTTACTCAACGACTGTAATGACCAAGGAGTAGCGTTTGTACTGGATATTAGCGAACGCAAGTTAGTAGAACAACAACGCGATCGCCTATTGTGTGCAGAAAGAATAGCACGTAAAGAAGCCGAAATCGCCAACCGCATTAAAGATGAGTTTTTGGCGGTTCTCTCCCACGAACTACGTACCCCACTTAACCCGATTTTAGGCTGGTCAAAATTGCTACGTTCGCGTCAGTTTGATGCGGCTACAACCGACCGCGCCTTAGAAACTATCGAACGTAACGCTAGATTACAAACTCAATTAATTGAAGATTTATTAGATGTCTCGCGTATCCTGCAAGGAAAATTAAGCCTCAATGTCTCTCCTGTGAGTTTGCCAATGGTAATTGAAGCGGCAAGTGACACCGTGCGCCTAGCCGCAGAAGCAAAAGGTATTAAAATTCAGAACGTATTCGACCCTAACATGAGCCAAGTCATGGGTGATGCCAATCGGCTACAACAAGTCGTCTGGAATCTGCTTTCTAACGCGGTTAAGTTTACATCCCCAGGTGGTAAAGTAGAAATCCACCTCAAAGAAGTTAATCGGTACGCACAGATTCAAGTTATTGATACAGGTAAAGGAATTACACCAGATTTTCTCCCTTATGTGTTCGATTACTTCCGTCAGGCTGATGGAACCACTACCCGCAAATTTGGTGGCTTAGGTTTAGGACTAGCAATTGTGCGTCAGGTCGTAGAACTCCACGGTGGGACAGTAGGCGCTAAAAGTGCTGGCGAAGGCTTGGGAGCTACCTTTACCGTTAATTTACCGCTTTTACTCAAAAATGAAACGATGAACCATGAGGAGCAAATTCCCTTAACAAATAACACTCAACCCCCTAACCTATCTGGCGTGCGAGTTTTGGTAGTAGATGATGAACCAGACATCCGCGACTTAGTTACCTTTATTTTGGAAGATTACGAAGTAGAAGTTACAGCCGTATCGTCCGCACAAGAAGCACTAGAAGTATTATCTCAATCCCTACCAGATGTTTTGGTTAGCGACATTGGTATGCCAGACATCGACGGTTATATGCTGATGCGTCAAATAAGAGGGCGATCGCCACAAGAGGGTGGAGATATACCTGCGATCGCCCTCACCGCCTATGCTGGCGAAATCAATCAACAGCAAGCCATAGCAGCAGGTTTCCACCTACACATATCCAAACCCGTAGACCCTGATGCGTTAATTGAGGCGATCGGTAATTTGATCAAGATAGCAAGGGAATAA
- the menD gene encoding 2-succinyl-5-enolpyruvyl-6-hydroxy-3-cyclohexene-1-carboxylic-acid synthase, whose protein sequence is MTNDSYQNINQLWAYVFTETLKRLGLTCAVICPGSRSTPLAVAFAQQVPDIEAISILDERSAAFFALGVAKATGRPVAIVCTSGTAGANFYPAVIEAQESRVPLLLLTTDRPPELRECHSGQTIDQVKLYGNYPNWQAELALPVAEIGMLAYLRQTLIHSWHRAQVPTPGPVHLNIPFRDPLAPIPDGVDLSYLLSQFHPEEFFAGLTKTSLLSTPHSPILQEWSQSQRGLIIAGVAQPQQPQEYCRAIAKLSQTLKWPVLAEGLSPVRNYADLNPYLISTYDLILRNQQLAKHLAPDMIIQVGDMPTSKELRSWIDYHQPRCWVIDPSDENLDPLHGRTTHLRMRVEDLGDGRDEGDEGVGGDEGEKPVSEYLQLWCDVEAKVRANVNETFSKMKDLVECKAAWLISQVLPQGTPLFIANSMPVRDVEFFWKPNNLGVRSHFNRGANGIDGTLSTALGIAHRHQSSVMLTGDLALLHDTNGFLIRNKFVGHLTIILINNNGGGIFEMLPIAKFDPPFEEFFGTPQDIDFAQLCATYGVQHELVTSWQQLQQRLNPLPTQGIRVLELRTNRKTDAKWRQDNIKMFAVDIQTIT, encoded by the coding sequence ATGACTAATGACTCTTATCAAAATATTAATCAACTCTGGGCTTATGTCTTCACCGAAACACTTAAGCGTTTAGGATTGACTTGTGCAGTAATTTGTCCTGGTTCCCGTTCTACACCCTTAGCAGTTGCCTTTGCTCAACAAGTCCCTGATATTGAAGCTATTTCTATACTTGATGAACGTTCTGCTGCCTTTTTTGCCTTGGGAGTAGCCAAAGCAACTGGCCGTCCTGTGGCTATTGTTTGCACTTCTGGAACTGCGGGAGCGAACTTTTATCCAGCCGTTATTGAAGCCCAAGAAAGCCGCGTACCACTGTTATTATTAACCACTGATAGACCACCAGAGTTAAGAGAATGCCACTCTGGACAAACTATAGATCAGGTAAAACTCTACGGTAATTACCCAAACTGGCAAGCAGAGTTAGCATTACCAGTAGCAGAAATAGGAATGCTAGCGTATCTGCGGCAAACTTTAATTCATAGTTGGCATAGAGCGCAAGTCCCAACACCAGGGCCAGTACACCTAAATATTCCCTTTCGTGACCCCCTAGCACCTATTCCCGATGGCGTAGACTTAAGCTATTTACTATCTCAGTTCCATCCAGAAGAATTTTTTGCAGGACTTACTAAGACTTCCCTACTCTCTACTCCCCACTCCCCCATCCTTCAAGAATGGTCACAATCTCAGCGAGGATTAATCATCGCAGGTGTCGCTCAACCACAGCAACCACAGGAATATTGTAGAGCGATCGCTAAACTTTCCCAAACCCTCAAATGGCCTGTATTAGCAGAGGGACTTTCCCCGGTGAGAAATTATGCTGACCTCAACCCCTATTTAATTTCCACCTACGACCTAATTTTACGCAATCAACAATTAGCAAAACACCTAGCACCCGACATGATAATTCAGGTAGGTGATATGCCAACCAGCAAAGAACTACGTAGTTGGATAGACTATCACCAACCCCGATGCTGGGTAATTGACCCTAGTGACGAAAACCTCGACCCTCTGCATGGGAGGACGACGCATTTGAGAATGAGGGTGGAAGATTTGGGAGATGGGAGAGATGAGGGAGATGAGGGAGTGGGGGGAGATGAGGGGGAAAAACCTGTTTCTGAGTATTTGCAGTTGTGGTGTGATGTTGAAGCCAAGGTTAGAGCGAATGTTAATGAAACTTTCAGTAAGATGAAGGATTTAGTTGAATGTAAAGCTGCTTGGTTGATTTCGCAGGTACTACCGCAGGGAACGCCATTATTTATTGCTAATAGTATGCCTGTGCGGGATGTGGAATTTTTCTGGAAACCGAATAATTTAGGAGTGCGATCGCATTTTAACCGAGGTGCAAACGGCATTGATGGCACATTATCCACCGCTTTAGGAATTGCCCACCGACATCAAAGTAGTGTCATGCTCACAGGAGATTTAGCTTTATTACATGACACCAACGGCTTTTTAATCAGAAATAAGTTCGTTGGACATCTGACAATTATCTTAATTAATAACAATGGCGGCGGAATTTTTGAAATGTTACCCATCGCCAAATTCGACCCACCATTTGAAGAATTTTTCGGCACACCACAAGATATTGATTTTGCTCAGTTATGCGCTACCTATGGTGTACAGCATGAGTTAGTTACCTCTTGGCAGCAGTTACAACAAAGATTAAACCCCTTACCAACTCAAGGTATTCGAGTTTTAGAGTTACGGACAAATAGGAAAACTGATGCTAAATGGCGACAAGATAATATAAAAATGTTTGCAGTTGATATTCAAACAATTACGTAA